Within the Pontibacillus yanchengensis genome, the region CCATGCATATCTTCCCTACAATCGGCACTCTTTTACCATTGACTAAAACATCCATCCCCTGTAGCTTTCGAATCCATCCATCAGCATACCCTAGAGGAACTGTCCCAATCCATTCCTGTCCTTTAGTCGTGTAATCCGCTCCATAACTAATTGACTCTCCTTCAGGTAACTCTTTCACATGAATCAATTGACTATGCAATGAAAAAGCAGGTTGTAACGGAATTGGATCTATGGCCTTTACATCTGATGAAGGGTATAACCCATACATCCCTATGCCAAAACGAACCATTTGATGCATTTGGTCTGGAAATCTCATGCTAGCAGCGCTATTTCCTGTATGAATAGAAACAGGCTGACTCCATAACCGTTGAAATTCTTCCAACAGCTCTTCAAAACGAGCTTGCTGTTTTTCAAAGTAGCTCACATCTTCCTCATCAGCTGTAGAGAAATGAGTAAATACTCCGTCAAGCTTCAATCTACTATCCGTAAACTCTTGCAATACTGCCTGTAAGTCCTCTTTAGTACGAATGCCTATTCTCCCCATTCCAGTATCCCATTTTATATGGAGCGAAATGGGTTCCGTAAACGACTGCCTCTTCACTTCTTCAAGCCAATCTTTCTGAAATACCGTTACACTGATATCATGCTTTGCAGCGAGATGGACATCTTGAGGGCGTATCCATCCCATTACTAAAATGGGAGCTTCAACACCTTCTTCTCGAAGCTTCAATGCCTCATCCAGTAAAGAAACAGCTAATGCCTGAGCACCAGCTTCTAAAGCAGCGTGCGCTACTTGGATATCCCCGTGCCCATAAGCGTTTGCTTTTACCACTGCGTATATACCTGTTTGTTTTCGTAAGTTTTGCTGTAATCGCTGGATATTATCTTTAATCGAATCTAAACGAACTTCTACCCAGGAATCTCTATAATACGTTTCGATAGACAACCAAGATCCCCTCTCCACTTCCATGCTCTATTTATTATTATTATTCATTGTGGGGAAAAGCATGTCAATAAAAACTAAGGAGAGAGTGATTGTGAACAAAAAATAAAAGCAGACTCATGATTCTGTGCTTGAGTCTGCTAGAGTTGTTCATACTATTATTTAACTACTGTACCTTGTACGGATTGTGCGATGTGAATCATTTCTTCCTTCGTCAAATCT harbors:
- the alr gene encoding alanine racemase, which gives rise to MSIETYYRDSWVEVRLDSIKDNIQRLQQNLRKQTGIYAVVKANAYGHGDIQVAHAALEAGAQALAVSLLDEALKLREEGVEAPILVMGWIRPQDVHLAAKHDISVTVFQKDWLEEVKRQSFTEPISLHIKWDTGMGRIGIRTKEDLQAVLQEFTDSRLKLDGVFTHFSTADEEDVSYFEKQQARFEELLEEFQRLWSQPVSIHTGNSAASMRFPDQMHQMVRFGIGMYGLYPSSDVKAIDPIPLQPAFSLHSQLIHVKELPEGESISYGADYTTKGQEWIGTVPLGYADGWIRKLQGMDVLVNGKRVPIVGKICMDQFMIKLDQHYPVGTKVTLIGKQGSEEIEMDEVANYVDTINYEIPCLISYRVPRIYVKDENIIEIENSLSIEEME